The DNA window CCGATTCCTTTTGTTCCTCCTGTAATATAAGCGACTTTATTTTCTAACATAGTATTTTGGATTTAGTTCCTAAAAATAAGAAAAACGCTCCAAACGGAGCGTTTTTACTAACTAAGATTTGTCAGTATTTATTTTTTAATGAATTTTTCAGATACCTTTCCGGCCTTTGTCTCAAAACTGATGATATACGTTCCGGCATTGAGGTCTCTTACATTTATTCTGTTTCCTTCCAATGCCACTGGTACTTTTCTGCCTGTAACATCAAAAATCTCAACAGCATTGATTTTTTCTTCTGTAAGAATATTTAAGTAATCAATAGCCGGATTTGGTCCTATGGCAATTACTGAGGTCTTAGTATTTTTAACATCGTCTGTAGCTAATGTAGCATTACTAGAAGCTTCCACCACATAATTGTCGATACCAAAAGTTGTAGGTCCTGTATTGGCAGGATCCGTTGCTGAAGATACCGTAGGAGAACTATATACATCGAATTCCGATGGATCCAATCCCGCAACTGTGCTTGCTCCAGTAACAGCTAATGTTTGAGAGCTTCCCGCAATATTATAAGTAATTGCTCCTGTCGTTTTGTTATAACTGTACCCCACTTTAATCCACGTATTGGCAGGATATGTATTGGTAGTTAATCCCGTAATACTGTAATATCCATTCGATGGTGGATTTCCATTAACTTGTAAATAGGCTAGTCCATTGATGGTTTTTGTCTGAGAATTATATCTGATTCCTACAATTCCATTTGTTGCACTTACAACAGATACCCCTGAAGAATGTTTATTGGTAGAGGTCCCTGTATAAATTTCGACAGATCCTTTTATAATGTTATTGCCAGAAACCCTGTTAGACCAGGCAGTAGCCAATCCACTTTTAAAAACGTATCTTGAAGAAGTAGCAGTTCCGTCACTACCTCCGGTAACTTGCAAATATTTAGCGTGGGTAGCATCACCTGTCACAATTTGATAATTAGCGGCTGTTCCACCGTAAGCATACATTCCCCCTTGTCCGACAGTAGTACCGTCTACTGCAGTTGTTAAATTTCCAACATTGTAAGAATTATAATTATCTGATTCCAATACTTGAGCAGATAAAGAAAAACTAGCTGAAAGAGATAAAGCAATTAATAAAGTTTTATTCATAATAATGATTTTTTTTGTTGTTTAGTAAATGTAAATAAAAAAATATATTCATTAAAAAAAATTATGTTAAAATTTTATTTTTAAATACTGATAATCAGATAGCAATACTAATTATATTAAAAAATCCCTGAGTTTTGCTCAGGGATTTTTAATTTATTTATTATTTCGCATAATTCTCAAAAAACAGCGGTATACTCTCAATTCCTTTATAGAAATTAAAGAGGCCGTAATGCTCATTCGGGGAATGGATGGCATCGGAATCGAGACCGAATCCCATCAGGACAGATTTGGCACCCAGGACTTTTTCAAACATGGCTGTGATCGGGATGCTTCCTCCTCCCCTGTACGGAAGAACTTCTTTGCCAAACGAAGACTCCATTGCTTTTTTGGCCGCCTGGAACTCTTTTGTATCCGTAGGCAATACGTATGGCATTCCACCATGATGAGGAGTGACTTTTACTTTTACGGTATCCGGAGCTATTTTTTTAAAGTAAGCCGTAAATTTCTCAGTAATCTCTTCAGGAGTCTGATACGGGACTAAACGCATCGAAATTTTGGCAAATGCCTTGGAAGGAATTACCGTTTTGGCTCCTTCTCCTGTGTAACCGCCCCAGATTCCGTTGCAGTCCAATGTAGGACGGATGGAGGTTCTTTCCAGAGTGGTAAATCCCAGTTCACCTTCTACATTACTCAATCCGATTGATTTTTTAAATTCTTCCGGATTGTCTTTCAGCTTATTCATTTCAGCTCTTTCTTCATCGGAAACATCTTGGACATTATCATAAAAGCCATCGATGGTGATCTGACCGTCTTCATCAATCAGCTGCGCAATCATCCTGGAAAGCACGTGGATCGGGTTAGGTACAGCTCCACCGTACAACCCTGAATGGAGATCCCTGTTCGGTCCTTCCACTTCTACTTCCACATAACTCAGTCCTCTTAATCCTGTAGTTACCGTAGGCTGTTCGTTGCTGTAGATATGGGTATCTGAAATCAGGATGCAGTCACACGTTAATTTATCTTTATTTTCGTTCACAAAATCACCCAGGCTTACAGAACCTACCTCTTCCTCTCCTTCCAGAATGAATTTGACATTGCAAGGAAGTGTATTGGTCTCCATCATGGCTTCAAATGCCTTCAGGTGCATAAAAAACTGGCCTTTGTCATCCGCAGATCCCCTGGCAAAGATGGCCCCTTCAGGATGAAGCTCGGTTTTTTCAATATAAGGTTCAAAAGGAGGTTTTTTCCATAGTTCCAGCGGATCTGCAGGCTGAACGTCATAATGTCCGTAAACCAATACGGTAGGAAGGCTCTGATCCAGTATCTTTTCACCGAAAACAATAGGATATCCTTTAGTCTGGCATACTTCAACGTTATCGGCACCGGCATTTTTCAGGTGCTGTGCACATACTTCAGCGCATTGTAAAACATCATTTTTATAGGCAGGATCTGCGGAAATGGAAGGAATTCTCAGTAATTCAAATAATTCATCCACGAAACGCTGTTTATTTTCGTGAATGTAATTTAGGGTCTCTTGCATCGTAAAATTTATTTTGTTAAAAATAAAAAAAATGCCCTGCTCGGGCAACAAAAAACTGAGAATTCTGGGCTATTGTCTCTAAAGGATTACAGACAAAAAAATATCCTGCAGATCAGCAGGATATTTATGATGTATGGGTAATATTAATGTCCGGTTTGTGGAGTATTCGTTTCAGCCGGCTTTCCAGCTTCCGCAGGTTTGGCTTCATCAGCAGGTTTTGTAGCTGCAGTATCCGTTTTGGCAGGGGTTTCATGGCCTCCGTGCATATCTGCCCTGTAGTCTGAAAGTTTATCCTGTTCACCGCTGGTCTGCTCATCATCAGAATACCTTTCCACACCTTCTTCCAGCTTGATTACTTTTTTATTACCGCCGGCCTGTACTTTCTTACAGCTTACGGCCATGGCTGCAATAGCTGCACATATGATTAATTTTCTCATGCTCCAATTTTTGATTGTCCAAAAGTAAGAAATATTGCATTTTTCGGCAACATTTTCAGACTGATTTTAAAATAATTTTACCTTTTTTGGATTGTGTAAAAATAAGATAGTGTTCCCCTCCATCTTTCAGCTGGTATTTCTTCCTGATTTCCTCAGGTTTGAGAGGATGGTTTCTGGAAATAATATTAAACTGGCTTTTTTTCTTAATATCCTTGCTTTCAACACATTCTACTTCCAGGATCCTTCCCGGAAAATCTCCTTCCCTATGATCTGAAGTATAAAAATGGGTATTGGGATGCAGTTTTTTCAGGTTAAATCTTTGGGAGACCAGATTAAAAGTTCCGGCCTTCAGTATTGCATTATTCGGGATGTAAAGGTATTTTCCGGGCTCCGCATATTCTGCATGGGCAGTTTCTTCATCACCAATGGTATAGGTAAACGGTGGTTCACCGCTTTCCAGATTGACACACCAACAGCTGATCTGATTATTCTGGCGGCCCGACAGGAATATCACCACTTCTTTGACATCATTTTTTACGGCAATAATATCGATCCTGAAAGTTGAAGGAAGGACCGAAAGAAGATAGGTAAGGTCAATAAGGGGTGACAGCTTGATAACAACAGTTTCGGAAATCGCCAACAGCCTGTCCTGGATATCCAGAATATTCGGGGAAAGGTCTTCCAGAAGGAAAACTTTATTTTTCTGTTGGTCGCGCCTGGCCGGATCGAGATAGATAATATCAAAATGCTCTTCATTACCCTGTAAAAAATCCTCAAGCTGACCACTGATAAACCGTGCTTCCCTGCCAAGTATATACCAGTTATGTTTAACCGTTTCCAGCAGTACGGAATTTTGTTCTACCAGGGTAACTTCTTCAAAACCTTCTGAAAGGTAAAAGGCATCAATGCAGAAACCGGCAGTAAGATCAATAAATTTTTCACCTTTGAGAAGGTCTGCCTTATACCGTGCTGTTTTTTCAGATGATGCCTGCTCGAGATTGATCTGAGGTGGAAAAATAATACCTTCTTTAAGCAAGAAAGGAAATTTCTTTTCCGCAACCCGTTTCCCTTTGATCTGCTGGACGATTTCCTGCATGGTCACTTCAGGGAATGGGGACTTTTTTAATAGTAATGAAGGAAGATCAGCATTGATATTCGTCCGGATATATTCCTGAATGGTAGGGTCTAAAATCTTAGTCACAAATGTATTATAAACTGTTAGCAGCAATCTTATGGTTACCTATATAAAGGTCCGATCTCATGATGACAGATCATTTGCGGGTAATTACCAATTATAAAAAATATAATCTGCCGGTACAGGATCAATACCGCTGCTTTTCATCAGCATATTAATCTGCCCTCTGTGATAGGTAGAATGATTAACGGCATGAAAAAGCATTTCGAAAATACTGTTTTCAAAGGTTGTTCCTTTTGAATTATGATACTGAATTCTCTGATCTAAATCGGAGTCCCTGATGATTCCGGTACTTTTCTGATGGTTGCTGGTATTGATTTCTTCAAGATTTCCAAAAGGATTGATCTGCCAGACATCAAATGTCTTTTCACCAAGGATCCTTGCGTTCCATATTTGCTGGGCATTCAGGGTATGGTTGATCAGTCTGATTATTTTTTCATCGGTCTTGGAGATATTTCCTGCAATGGCCTTGATCACTTCATGGTTGAAATAATGGGTATATTCAAATATATCGATCAGCTTTTCCTTCATTACTCAAACATTTCTGCCCACCGGACAGGTTGTATTTCTTTTTCGCTGTAGAGTTCCTCTGCTGTTCTTTTAACCTCCAATTTCGGATACAGATTGACCCCGATCAGTTTGATCCTGCCATCCTGCACCCACTTCTGTTCTTCAACAGCATGGTTATAGATTTCTTTCTGGATCCAGCCTTGTCTCAGGAGCTTAAGATATCCTCCTTTTTCTTCAACAGACACAAAATAGGCCCAGGATTTTTCAGCGATCTGCCTCGTTAGGTCTTCCACATAATAACTGCCGTTGGCTGCATCTTCAAAGACATTGATGATGCTTTCATAAGCCAATACAATCTGCTGTTTAAAGGATATTTCTTCTGAGTTTTCCGTGCTTCGATCCACCAGGTAATTAGTGCTGAAGACCGCATCTGCCCCTCCGATCATTGCCGCAGCCAGCTCCAGGGAAGACCGGATAAGGTTGTTTTCCTGATCGGCCACAGATTTGTTTCTTAGGGAAGTTTCAGCGAAAATATAAGGGATATCGTCTTTTCCGTATTCTTTTGAAAGCTGGTTGAAGGCCAGCCTGAATGCTCTGAGCTTGGCCATTTCAAAAAAGTAGCTGGCTCCTACTGCAAGCCTGAATATCAGCTGATCCAGGATATCCGGTCCGTATACTTCAATAAGTTCTTTGGTTTTCGCCAGCGCCATTCCTAATTGCTGGGTGATGGATGCACCCGCATTCTGATGCAGTGAAACATCCACTGCGATCTTTCTCCTGAAGTTTTTGGCCAGCAGTTCTTTGGTCAGCTGGTCATCGATCCGTGCTTCATGTTCATCAAAACCATCAATCAGGGAAAAATACTGATCTTCCTCTTCGGGACTGATGTGTCCGGCAAGATCTTTATTATTAACGAAGATCGTCTTCTGCTCCAGATTTTCAACATTATGATCAATCAAAAAGGCAAAAACATCTTCCTCAAGGCTTTCATGATACCGGGCTACAAGATGGGTATTTTCCTCAACTTTGGCTATATTGGGCAGTGGTTCCTGAACGGCATCGTAAAAGGGCTTTACTTCAAGGCCTTCCAGATTTTCTTTTCTGAGAACGGCATCAATATCTTCAGTCTTCAGTTGTTTCTTTACCAGGCTTTCCCAACGGGTGAATGTATCTGACATAATTTGTTTATGATTTATCAATGGCGGATAACGGACGGTTAACAGTCAATGGTGAATGGTCAGTTAGTATCAGCATGATTCATTCACGATTGATTTCTAACAGTTACTTATTTTTCGCAATATGCGTACTGTCGGCAACGAGGATAAAAATCTCTTCATTCGGTTTTTTCATGAAGTAATTCTCCCTTGCGTATTTCTCTTTTTCAGATTTGTTGTTCATGAGCTTTTTATAAAACGCATCGTTTTTCTCGTATTCGGTTTTATAGTACTGCAGCTGTTCTTCATATTTCCCGATCTCACCGTTAAGCTCATTGATCACGAGAAATGAAGTTTTATCAAAGAAAACCATCCATACCAGGAACAAAGCTATGGTAATCGTATATTTATTCAGAACATATTTCTGAATCAGTCTCAGCGTCTCTGATTTCGGCTGGATGTCTTTAATTAATTTTTTTGCTGACATGTCTAATGTTTTCTCAGTGAATTCTTAATGACGGTCGTTAGAAAATCAATGGCAACGGAGTTCTGTCTCATATTCGGGATGATCAGATCCGCTTCGTTTTTTGAGGGTTCGATGAATTCCTGGTGCATCGGCTTTAAAGTGGTCTGGTACCGGTGTAGTACTTCATTCAGGTCCCTTCCCCGCTCCTGTGTATCTCTCCTGATCCTTCTGATCAGCCGTTCATCCGAATCAGCGTGAACAAAAACCTTCAGGTCAAATTCTTTCAGCAGTTCCTTGTTGGTCAGAACAAGGATTCCCTCTACAACCAGTACATTTTTAGGCTCTACCGTTACATGGTCTCCGGTCCTGGAATGGGTGACGAAGCTGTAAATCGGCTGCTCAATGGGCTGGCTGTTTTTAAGTGCCCTCACATGCTGTATCAGGAGATCAAAATCTATGGATTTCGGGTGGTCGTAATTCAACGCTTCCCGCTCTACCAGGGTTAAGTTATGGTTGTCGTGGTAATAATTATCCTGTGAAAGGATATTCATTCCTTCAATGTCAAGCTGCTGAATGATTTTATCAACAACCGTAGTTTTGCCGGATCCTGTTCCTCCTGCAATTCCTATTACAAGCATTATTTTATCTTTTCTTATCTTTTTACAAATATAGTATTTTCGATAAGACGGGAGAAGGGCGGAAATTAAAAGATTGAATTAATTGAAAAATTAAAAGGATTTAATATTTAAAAAATTGAAAAATTGAAAAATTGAAAGATTGCCGGATGACAAAACGAGTGCAAGTTTTATTATTTTAAGCATAAAAAATCCGGCATACTGTGGTGCCGGATAGTTTTTTATACGATTTCGCTCGTCAGTTCCCTTGAAAGCAGTTTCTCATGCATGGGTTTCAGAAGATCCATTGAACCTGTCTTTACCGTACACTTGCCTTTGTAATGCACCAGCATGGTACATTGTTCGGCCTGTTCCAGGGTATGTTTGCATATTTCTATAAGACTGTCGATAACGTAATCAAATGTATGCACATCATCATTATGCAGGATGAGCTTATATACATCATCGGTATCATCCATTACGAGAACTTCTTCTTCATACTGGCGTTTCGGATCTTCATAATCTCTAATGCTGTTATAAAAAATCATTTACTTACGTATTTTTATACTTCACCGATGGTATCGGCTAAATTGTTTATGATATTAGGTTCTTCATAGACCAGTTCCACGAGCTCCACACTTTTGTTATTCATCTTCAGAATTTTAAAATGGTAGCTTTCCAGATCAAATTCCTGATTCTCTTCAGGGATATCTTCCAGCGCGTGGAGGATAAATCCTGCAAGGGTATTGTATTCACTCTCCTCCGAAAGGGTTAGTTTCTTAGGTAAATGTTCGTTGATTTCGTCCAGTGGCTGGGTAGCCTGTACCCAATAGGTATTGTCACCGATTTTATCCACCACTTTGTCCTCTTCATCTTCTTCATCCTGAATTTCTCCTACAAGCTCTTCCAGGATATCTTCCAGGGTTATGATCCCTTCGGTACCGCCGAATTCATCAATAACAATGGCTAAATGCTGTTTCTTCTGCTGAAAGATTTTAAGAAGGTCAGAAATTTTCTTGCTTCCGACTACGAAGAAGGCATCACGCATCAGTTCTTTAAGGTCCTCATGGGTCAGCTCCCCTTTCCTGCGTACAAATTCCCTTATAATCTCCTTAGTATATAAAATACCGATGACATTATCTATGGAATCCAGATACACTGGAATACGCGAATATCCGCTTTCCATAATGGTATTGATGATCTCATTGACGTCTTCTTCAAAATCAATGGAAGTTATATTCTGCCTCGGAACCATAATCTGCTTGGCAGAGTGATCCGTAAAATCGAAAGCATTTTTAATGATCTCATAATTTTCCTCTTCAATTTCCCCGCTGTCGGCACTCTGCTTTACCAGCAACTGCAGTTCTTCAGTGGAGTGAATCTCCTGTTCGGAAGCAGGATGGATCTTAATAAGCCTTAAGAAACCGTTGGACATTAAGTTCATCAGCCATATAAACGGTTTGAATACCGTATAGAAAACCCTCAGGGGTACGGCTGTAGCCATAGTGGTGGCTTCAGACTTACGGATCGCAATCGATTTTGGGATCAGCTCACCGAATACGATATGCATAACTGTGATCAGTACAAAACTGGTAATCACAGAAATGGAGGTTATGGTCGCTGCACTTAAAGTAATATGCAGGGAGTTGAATGTATTTTCCACCACATGATGCAGGGCGCTTTCTCCTACCCAACCCAAGGCAAGAGATGCTAAGGTAATACCTAATTGTGTGGCGGAAAGGTATTCATCAAGGTGTTTGATGATATGTTCCGCCTGCTTGGCCATAGAATTCCCTTCTGCGGCTTTTATCTGGATTTGTGAGTAACGAACTTTAACAATCGAAAATTCTGCGGCTACGAAAAAGCCATTAAGTAAAACAAGAAATACGGCTAACAGTAGCCTGACTATGTCCGAGTCCATTTAGAAATGAATATAAAATTTATGGGTACAAATATATACAAAATAAAAATAACAAAAAAAGCACCGAATCATCGGTGCTCTCGTATTTTATTGGTATTGTCCGTTAAGATCCTTTCAGTGCCTCCGCTCCGGAAACAATTTCAAGGATTTCATTGGTAATAGCCGCCTGTCTTGCTTTATTATAAAAGATCACAAGATCATTTTTCAGCGCCTGTGCATTATCTGTCGCTTTATGCATTGCGGTCATTCTTGCCCCGTGTTCAGATGCTACGGAATCAAGGATGGCCTTAAATACCTGGGTCTTGATGGACTTAGGGATCAGGTTATCCAGGATTTCAGCCCTGTTAGGTTCAAAGATGTAATCCGTTTCCACCTGGGGTTCTGTAGTTTCAGGCATTGAAATCGGAAGAAGCTGCTCTGTGGTTACTTCCTGAGTAGCCGCATTCACGAACTTGTTATAGATAAGGTACACTTCATCAAACTTCCCTTCTCTGAAGCTGGTCATTACCCCTTCGGTAACGTTAGCCACTACATCAAAGTTCAGATTGTCATAAACCGCACTTTCATTAGCAAATACCTTACGATTTTTTCTTACTGCATCATACGCTTTCTTACCGATAGGCAGTACTTCAACTTCATACTGGGACTGATTCTGGAACTGGATGTTCAGTTCTTTCACAATGGATGAATTGAAAGCACCTGCAAGACCCCTGTTTGATGTAACAGCAATGAAAAGCACTCTTTTCACAGGTCTTTTCTGGGCATATATGGAAATCTGATCAGGATCTGAGCTGGAATTTACATTCTCAATCAGTTCCTGCAGTTTTTCTGAGTACGGTCTCAACATCACGATGGCATCCTGTGCTTTCTTCAGTTTCGCTGCCGAAACCATTTTCATGGCACGGGTAATCTGCATCGTTGATGAAATTGACGTAATTCTGCCTCGTATTTCTTTTAAGTTTGCCATATTGGGTTTAGTTGTTGGTTGTCGGCTGTTGGCTGCTAGTTCTAGAAAATTCTGTCAACTATCAGCCAACAACCATCAACTAATTTTAGTTATATTTTGAAGCCAGATCATTAGCGGCCTGCTTAAGGACGCTGGTAATAGAATCATCGATCTTACCTGCTTTGATTGCAGCCATAGTATCCGGATGCTTGGATCTTAAGAAGTCGATATATTCTATCTGGAATTCTTTTACTTTTCTGATCGGAACGTTTCTCAATAAGTTTTCTGTACCTGCGTAGATCATCGCTACCTGGCTGTCTACCGGAAGCGGAGAGTTTACCGGCTGCTTAAGGATCTCCACGTTTCTTTCTCCTTTGGAAATTACCGCAAGAGTGGAAGCATCAAGGTCAGAACCGAATTTAGCGAATGCTTCAAGTTCCTTGTACTGAGCCTGGTCAAGCTTCAATGTACCGGATACTTTCTTCATAGACTTGATCTGAGCGTTACCTCCTACCCTGGAAACAGAGATCCCTACGTTGATCGCAGGACGTACTCCTGAGTTGAATAGATCGGATTCAAGGAAGATCTGCCCGTCTGTAATGGAGATTACGTTGGTCGGGATATACGCGGAAACGTCACCAGCCTGAGTTTCAATGATCGGAAGGGCTGTTAAAGATCCTCCTCCTTTCACGATTGGCTTAAGGGATTCCGGTAAGTCATTCATCTGGCTCGCGATATTGTCGTCAGCAATTACTTTAGCTGCTCTTTCTAATAATCTTGAGTGAAGGTAGAATACGTCTCCAGGATATGCTTCACGGCCCGGTGGTCTTCTTAACAGAAGGGAAAGCTCACGGTAAGCAACTGCCTGCTTGGATAAATCATCATAAACGATCAAAGCCGGTCTTCCGGTATCCCTGAAGAACTCACCGATCGCAGCACCTGCCATAGCAGAATATACCTGCATAGGAACCGGATCTGATGCGTTAGCCGCAACAATTACCGTATAAGCTAAAGCTCCTTTATCAGAAAGGGTTTTAACGATCTGTGCAACGGTAGAAGCTTTCTGTCCGATCGCTACATATATACAATATACAGGCTTGCCTGCTTCATAAAATTCTTTCTGGTTGATGATCGTATCGATCGCCACCGTAGTTTTACCGGTCTGTCTGTCACCGATGATCAGCTCTCTCTGTCCTCTTCCTACAGGGATCATAGAGTCGATCGCTACGATACCGGACTGTAACGGTTCGGTTACCGGCTGCCTGTAGATTACTCCGGGAGCCTTTCTTTCCAATGGCATTTCATATAAATCCCCGGTAATAGGGCCTTTACCATCGATAGCGTTACCCAGGGTATCCACTACTCTTCCTAACATTCCTTCTCCTACTTTGATAGAAGAGATTCTGTTGGTTCTTTTTACGGTATCTCCTTCTTTTACCAATTTACTTTCTCCTAATAAAGCAACACCTACGTTGTCTTCCTCAAGGTTAAGTACAATACCTTCCACATCACTAGAAAACTTTACCAACTCTCCGTATTGTACGTTTTCTAACCCGTAAACACGGGCAATACCATCACCGATGGTTAAAACTGTACCTACTTCCTCAACATTGGATTGAGTGTCGAAGTTGGCCAATTGCTGTTTTAAGATCGCAGATACTTCTGCCGGATTTATTTCTGCCATTGTATGGTTGTTTTTTCTTAATTATCAATAATGTATATTCAAATTAATTTGAATATTAATTAGTTCAAACGGAAATCTTTCTTAATGTTGTTAAGCTTAGACTTTACCGATGCGTCTACCTGCTGGTCACCTACTCTCAGGATGTAACCACCCAGGATTTCAGGATTCACATTTACTTGAAGATCAAATTTAGAATCATGTTTAACCAGATTGGTAGATTTTAAGATCTGATCGATGTTCTCTCTGGATAACTGTGTAGCAGTAGTAAGAGTAATTCTTTGTACTCCGTTGATATCTTCTACTTTTTTAATGAATTCCTGAGCAATATTTTTGATCTGATTTTCACGTCCGTGTCTGATGACCAAGGTAATCAGGTTTTGAGAAGAAGCAGAAAGTCCTTTAAAAATCAGGGATGCCACTTCCACTTTCTTTTTGGTATCTATATAAGGGGTGAGGAAAAACTTATTGAGGTCTGTGGACTCAGACATCAGTTTTGCCACATCCTTCATTTCAGAAAATACGGTAGCCGTCTGGCCTGATTCGTTGGTAAAATCAAGCAAACCCTGTGCGTATCTTTTAGCTACTTTAGAGGTAAGCATTCTTAGTTAAGGTTTGATTGGTTTAAATAATTCTGAACTAATTCGTTCTGTGCTTCACTGTTATCCAGTTTTTGCTTCAGGATAGACTCGGCAATATTTACAGAAATAGCTCCGATCTGAGTTTTGATATCAGCCATTGCTGCATTTTTCTCAGTCTGAATCGTTTGCTTGGCTGCCTCGATCATTCTGTCTCCTTCTGCTTTAGCTACATCTTTAGCTTCTCCTACAATTCTGTCTTTGATTTCTCTCGCCTCTTTAAGGATCGCATCTCTTTCGATTTTAGCCTCACGGATAATTCTTTCGTTATCTTCTTTCAGCGTTTCCATTTCTTTTCTGGCCAAAGTAGCCTGATTAAGGGCGTCCACTATAGAAGTTTCTCTGTCATTAACCGCATTAACGATAGGTTTCCATGCAAATTTTGCCAGAAGAAACAATAGGATAACAAACGTAAGCGTCATCCAAAACAAAAGTCCAATTCCAGGTTCAATAATTCCCATATCTGTAAATTCTTTTTTTGATACTAATTTTTTATGGATTGTTTAAAAATTCTTAGCAGCAGCCAACCGCTCACTGCTAAGAATATTTTTTCTGAGGATCGATTACTTGATGAAAGCACCGAAGATGATCGCGATAAGACCAGCACCCTCAATAAGACCAGCAGCAATAAGCATTGCTCCCTGAATCTTACCAGCTTGTTCTGGTTGTCTAGCGATAGCATCCATTGCGTGACCACCGATTTTACCGATACCAAGACCTACTCCTAGTACTGCTAAACCGATACCTACGTAAATTAATCCTGCTCCAGTTGATAAATCCATAATGATAAATATTTATAGTTAAAATTTATTTTCTTATTAATGAGCTGCTGAATGTTCGTCGTGATGACCATGTTCGTGCTCGTGTT is part of the Chryseobacterium camelliae genome and encodes:
- a CDS encoding T9SS type A sorting domain-containing protein; this translates as MNKTLLIALSLSASFSLSAQVLESDNYNSYNVGNLTTAVDGTTVGQGGMYAYGGTAANYQIVTGDATHAKYLQVTGGSDGTATSSRYVFKSGLATAWSNRVSGNNIIKGSVEIYTGTSTNKHSSGVSVVSATNGIVGIRYNSQTKTINGLAYLQVNGNPPSNGYYSITGLTTNTYPANTWIKVGYSYNKTTGAITYNIAGSSQTLAVTGASTVAGLDPSEFDVYSSPTVSSATDPANTGPTTFGIDNYVVEASSNATLATDDVKNTKTSVIAIGPNPAIDYLNILTEEKINAVEIFDVTGRKVPVALEGNRINVRDLNAGTYIISFETKAGKVSEKFIKK
- a CDS encoding dipeptidase, with the translated sequence MQETLNYIHENKQRFVDELFELLRIPSISADPAYKNDVLQCAEVCAQHLKNAGADNVEVCQTKGYPIVFGEKILDQSLPTVLVYGHYDVQPADPLELWKKPPFEPYIEKTELHPEGAIFARGSADDKGQFFMHLKAFEAMMETNTLPCNVKFILEGEEEVGSVSLGDFVNENKDKLTCDCILISDTHIYSNEQPTVTTGLRGLSYVEVEVEGPNRDLHSGLYGGAVPNPIHVLSRMIAQLIDEDGQITIDGFYDNVQDVSDEERAEMNKLKDNPEEFKKSIGLSNVEGELGFTTLERTSIRPTLDCNGIWGGYTGEGAKTVIPSKAFAKISMRLVPYQTPEEITEKFTAYFKKIAPDTVKVKVTPHHGGMPYVLPTDTKEFQAAKKAMESSFGKEVLPYRGGGSIPITAMFEKVLGAKSVLMGFGLDSDAIHSPNEHYGLFNFYKGIESIPLFFENYAK
- a CDS encoding class I SAM-dependent methyltransferase, whose protein sequence is MTKILDPTIQEYIRTNINADLPSLLLKKSPFPEVTMQEIVQQIKGKRVAEKKFPFLLKEGIIFPPQINLEQASSEKTARYKADLLKGEKFIDLTAGFCIDAFYLSEGFEEVTLVEQNSVLLETVKHNWYILGREARFISGQLEDFLQGNEEHFDIIYLDPARRDQQKNKVFLLEDLSPNILDIQDRLLAISETVVIKLSPLIDLTYLLSVLPSTFRIDIIAVKNDVKEVVIFLSGRQNNQISCWCVNLESGEPPFTYTIGDEETAHAEYAEPGKYLYIPNNAILKAGTFNLVSQRFNLKKLHPNTHFYTSDHREGDFPGRILEVECVESKDIKKKSQFNIISRNHPLKPEEIRKKYQLKDGGEHYLIFTQSKKGKIILKSV
- a CDS encoding DinB family protein; translated protein: MKEKLIDIFEYTHYFNHEVIKAIAGNISKTDEKIIRLINHTLNAQQIWNARILGEKTFDVWQINPFGNLEEINTSNHQKSTGIIRDSDLDQRIQYHNSKGTTFENSIFEMLFHAVNHSTYHRGQINMLMKSSGIDPVPADYIFYNW
- a CDS encoding methylmalonyl-CoA mutase family protein, with protein sequence MSDTFTRWESLVKKQLKTEDIDAVLRKENLEGLEVKPFYDAVQEPLPNIAKVEENTHLVARYHESLEEDVFAFLIDHNVENLEQKTIFVNNKDLAGHISPEEEDQYFSLIDGFDEHEARIDDQLTKELLAKNFRRKIAVDVSLHQNAGASITQQLGMALAKTKELIEVYGPDILDQLIFRLAVGASYFFEMAKLRAFRLAFNQLSKEYGKDDIPYIFAETSLRNKSVADQENNLIRSSLELAAAMIGGADAVFSTNYLVDRSTENSEEISFKQQIVLAYESIINVFEDAANGSYYVEDLTRQIAEKSWAYFVSVEEKGGYLKLLRQGWIQKEIYNHAVEEQKWVQDGRIKLIGVNLYPKLEVKRTAEELYSEKEIQPVRWAEMFE
- a CDS encoding FtsB family cell division protein: MSAKKLIKDIQPKSETLRLIQKYVLNKYTITIALFLVWMVFFDKTSFLVINELNGEIGKYEEQLQYYKTEYEKNDAFYKKLMNNKSEKEKYARENYFMKKPNEEIFILVADSTHIAKNK
- the udk gene encoding uridine kinase codes for the protein MLVIGIAGGTGSGKTTVVDKIIQQLDIEGMNILSQDNYYHDNHNLTLVEREALNYDHPKSIDFDLLIQHVRALKNSQPIEQPIYSFVTHSRTGDHVTVEPKNVLVVEGILVLTNKELLKEFDLKVFVHADSDERLIRRIRRDTQERGRDLNEVLHRYQTTLKPMHQEFIEPSKNEADLIIPNMRQNSVAIDFLTTVIKNSLRKH
- a CDS encoding ATP-dependent Clp protease adaptor ClpS, with protein sequence MIFYNSIRDYEDPKRQYEEEVLVMDDTDDVYKLILHNDDVHTFDYVIDSLIEICKHTLEQAEQCTMLVHYKGKCTVKTGSMDLLKPMHEKLLSRELTSEIV